The Panicum hallii strain FIL2 chromosome 9, PHallii_v3.1, whole genome shotgun sequence genome has a window encoding:
- the LOC112875681 gene encoding uncharacterized protein LOC112875681, producing MAIDHESPFKELRLKNRRIMGGGGPEPEEEAASAAYRDQWPRWLQPLLSARFFAHCQTHSDSHRSGECNMFCLDCSAAAGTGALCSLCLAHAHRDHHTIQIRRSSYHDVIRVSDIQRFMDIAGVQTYVINSARVVFLNERPQQQKPGCGGKAASASANLCEVCARSLLDNFRFCSLGCKVIGCSPDAAKARNWLLRAAAAASDGSASSSALRNADRKQSFTPPTPPSMPAKRRKGIPHRAPFGSLIVEY from the exons ATGGCGATCGACCACGAGTCCCCGTTCAAGGAGCTCCGCCTCAAGAACCGCAGGATCATG GGAGGCGGCGGCCCCGagccggaggaggaggccgcctCGGCGGCGTACCGGGACCAGTGGCCGCGCTGGCTGCAGCCGCTGCTCTCCGCGCGTTTCTTCGCGCATTGCCAGACGCACAGCGACTCGCACCGCAGCGGCGAGTGCAACATGTTCTGCCTCGactgctccgccgccgcgggcacggGCGCGCTCTGCTCCCTCTGCCTCGCGCACGCCCACCGCGACCACCACACCATCCAGATCCGCCGCTCCTCCTACCACGACGTCATCCGGGTCTCCGACATCCAGCGCTTCATGGACATCGCCGGCGTGCAGACCTACGTCATCAACAGCGCCCGCGTCGTCTTCCTCAACGAGCGGCCCCAGCAGCAGAAGCCCGGGTGCGGCGGCaaggccgcctccgcctccgccaaCCTCTGCGAGGTCTGCGCCCGCAGCCTCCTCGACAACTTCCGCTTCTGCTCCCTCGGGTGCAAGGTCATCGGCTGCTCCCCCGACGCCGCGAAGGCCAGGAACTGGCTcctccgggccgccgccgccgcctccgatggcagcgcctcctcctccgccctgcGGAATGCCGACAGGAAGCAGAGCTTCACGCCTCCCACGCCGCCGAGCATGCCAGCGAAGCGGCGCAAGGGCATCCCGCACCGCGCGCCGTTCGGCAGCCTCATCGTCGAGTACTAG